The genome window ATAGaggtttgaaaaattaatttgaccAAATTAGTAAGAAACATACAAAACATGTGTTTGAACAAATTTGTAATGACAAAGCTTTGTTaccaattatttaaatatttaatttgaccaaaaaaagtaaatgttcttcatgatttcagatcatggttagaatacgaggtttaggtcgtgtgTTAGGAGCTGGTAGAGGTAGAGGCATTAGTGAGGATGCGCATCAGGCTGATGATCCTCGGCGTCGTAGGCCTACTGCTTCAGCATGTAGGCAACGGGTTCGTCTGTGTGAGGACGTCACAGAGAGACCTGAGGATGTGCCTCAGTTGCATGAGGATGTTTCTCATGTGTCTGATGCCACCCCAGAGATGATAGGCGCCGCCGATGCTGTTCAGACAGAGGAAGTGGCAACTGATGGGAGCTTGGGGTCACCTACTGCAGATGAGGGATTCCTCGGTGGACCACGCGACCCATCGATTTTGACCGCTTTTGCTGAGCATGTCGCACACAGCATCTGGAGTGGACAGGTACATAGTTTTTAATGTCgactaattacataaaaattatttgtagttggattgttttttatatacatgttattataaattgttattcAATTTAGGAACAACCCGATCTGAAGTAGGTCTCCCATGGTAGAAAAGTAGATAAAATTGGGAGACCAGCGCTTGAGATCGAAGGCATGATTGCTGCCACCGGATTGAGTCCACTGATCAGGTGTTCTGTTATCACCACTGATCCTGGACTCATATCCGCCTTCGTCGAGAGGTGGCATCGCGAGACTAGCACGTTCCACCTGCCAGTAGGCGAGTTGACGATCACGCTGGATGATGTGGCGTCACTCCTACACGTTCCCATCACTGGCGCGCTGCATAAGTTCGAGCCGCTGGTTACTTCAGACGCGGTTGGTCTACTGATGGAGCTTCTTGAGGTCAGTCATGAGGAGGCTACATTTGAGACCCGACAGGCTGGTGGGCCTCATGTCCGGTTGGGGTGGCTTCAGGACTTGTATGAGAGCCAGTGCAGGGCCAGACGAAGGGTTGTAGCAGCCCTCACGTATCTGCTCCACTTGGTGGGTTGTACTCTTTTCGCCAACAAGAGTTTAACCCATGTACATGTTGTGCACCTGGAGGCTTTCAGGGACCTGGCCCAGGTAGGGGGATTCGCCTGGGGAGCGGCTGCATTAGTTCACATGTACGAGCATCTGAACGACGCGTCGCAGGCCTCTACACGACAGTTGGGCGGTTATATTACACTTCTCCAGGTACGTATTATTActgataatttaaattgaagtagcattgaatctttttttttattgatgttgaCTATGTGTTTGTAGTGTTGGATATACAAGCACTTTCCTACAGTGCATAAATGTGTCGTTCATGATGCTTATGATGAGGGGAGCCCACGGGCCTGCAGGTGGCTTACGGGTAAGGCTTATATGACGGGGATCAAGGGAGCCCCATATCGGAGACGTCTGGATGCCCTGACTGTGACTGACGTGTGCTGGATGCCCTATGCTGAGCACCGGGGAGTCAGGGGCTTTGACTTGATATCGTCGTACACCGGCCAGCTCAGATGGGGTCAGATTGTGGTGTACGTTCGACCTGAGCGGGTTCTTCGACAGTTTGACTACCTTCAGACGGTCCCTCCGCCGCCGGTTTGTGATTCTTTGACGGGTGATTATATAGATGACCGGTGGCTGCATTTTTCAGACCATTTGGTGCCTTCAGGGAAGCTCTGTGTAGTTCCTGGACAGGTGGTGCCAGactacatggagtggttttCTCTGATATCGCACCCATTCGTCACGTAGACCGAGGAGACTGCTGAGCCGAGACATCCGCCTCCCCCTCATGATGAGGAGTTCGTCGAGCCACCCATCCCCGAGGTTTCAGTCGCGTTCGATCTCCCTACGCATTCAGTGGTAAGCATAACTTCTGtagtttttcataatttaaatttttttaaaatatgatactgACTTTGTTATTTTGACTGTGACAGGTTGATTACAAAGGATGTCAGGGGATGGTTGAGGATTTAGGAGCGATTGTTGAGGATTTGGAGCGGGTCATCAACCTCTGGATGGTCACTGAAGGCACTGACTTATATGGCATCATGACTCGTTGTCTAAGGAGAGCTAGAGGTGACGCTGCAGATGGAAGTCTTAGGCCGCGCCAGAGACGCCGCATAGATtaggatttatatttttattgtacttaaattattaattttagtatttgtttatgtatgtgataaaattgatgtaaaaccattttgaaagtgaggtaaaattaatttatcccaattttggtcaaatttgctttgttattaaaatttaatttgtaatttaaatgttaaaatttataactattatgaaattatataatttaaccatATATATACGTAcagtaaagaataaaaaaagttggTTTTGGGCATGTTAGAAACATGCCTAAGTACCCTTGTTcgggatttttttaaaattatatgggAGCCGCTTGAGACTGTCCAGGGCCGCTATTTGGCATGTTTGCACGTCaaggaacccaaaaaaaataaaagcagtgCCCCATTCCATCGAATCGCACCTCAAACCGaggcaccaaaaataaaaaaagttggttTTCGACCAGTTAGAAACATGCCTAAGTACCCCTGttcgggttttttttttaaattatgtgggagCCGCTTGAGACTGTCCAGGGCCGCTATTTAGCATGTTTTTGAAATGACGTACGCGCTCAAACTCAACcgaaatttcatttaaagcgtACCTTGACACCATTCCCAGAAggctcttgtataaggttttcttAAAAACATGACCAACGACATGCGTACTTGTTTCGAATGATGCTCCAATTTCAGTGTGCTGCAGcatcatcatgttgttcattgcatcccaaacactatagaggtctccaacgctattcTATAATACCCTTTTCAGAGACCaatgagcagattcaaccctacatttaaaacacacaacagacaagacaaattaataacaataatgttcctaacaatcattaaaagaaacttgactaaaataataaaacatttaaatacctatttgttgttgtgttgcctaggtgcaccaccttattcgtccaggcCGTGATAAATTTCTCCTTGTGTGGGACAATCCATGTATCACATACGTAGTCAACGAACATTGGCCACGGGGAACACACTACTTGAAA of Glycine soja cultivar W05 chromosome 1, ASM419377v2, whole genome shotgun sequence contains these proteins:
- the LOC114390125 gene encoding protein MAIN-LIKE 2-like: MDPPLTTPEAYCQQVAWPGDQPSTDRGEGPSRAATEDPAVDEDLMASADWGPWADLAGGRVLGAGRGRGISEDAHQADDPRRRRPTASACRQRVRLCEDVTERPEDVPQLHEDVSHVSDATPEMIGAADAVQTEEVATDGSLGSPTADEGFLGGPRDPSILTAFAEHVAHSIWSGQVSHGRKVDKIGRPALEIEGMIAATGLSPLIRCSVITTDPGLISAFVERWHRETSTFHLPVGELTITLDDVASLLHVPITGALHKFEPLVTSDAVGLLMELLEVSHEEATFETRQAGGPHVRLGWLQDLYESQCRARRRVVAALTYLLHLVGCTLFANKSLTHVHVVHLEAFRDLAQVGGFAWGAAALVHMYEHLNDASQASTRQLGGYITLLQCWIYKHFPTVHKCVVHDAYDEGSPRACRWLTGKAYMTGIKGAPYRRRLDALTVTDVCWMPYAEHRGVRGFDLISSYTGQLRWGQIVVYVRPERVLRQFDYLQTVPPPPVCDSLTGDYIDDRWLHFSDHLVPSGKLCTEETAEPRHPPPPHDEEFVEPPIPEVSVAFDLPTHSVVDYKGCQGMVEDLGAIVEDLERVINLWMVTEGTDLYGIMTRCLRRARGDAADGSLRPRQRRRID